From a single Nostoc edaphicum CCNP1411 genomic region:
- a CDS encoding alpha/beta hydrolase: MQITQFFNRLNNKKFAKLLTQTVALGVGAIVLLSSTNANAAEQVILKYGSFQGQISVQELTQFTETGKTTPTLRAYLQAAQQDPAVARKALKASIKADPSFLNSLLSSWAGPVLVNQIGEVIRPTAGELDQEALRNALSESIKQNGEVTLLGAIQNYPSTSVELEGDRLIPVYERLSNLAKLF; this comes from the coding sequence ATGCAGATTACTCAATTTTTCAATCGATTAAACAATAAGAAATTCGCTAAGTTACTCACTCAAACAGTAGCTTTAGGTGTAGGTGCTATTGTTCTCCTCTCAAGTACTAATGCTAATGCTGCCGAGCAAGTTATTTTAAAGTACGGTAGTTTTCAGGGGCAAATATCTGTTCAAGAATTAACTCAGTTTACAGAAACTGGCAAAACTACCCCGACATTAAGAGCTTATTTACAAGCAGCGCAACAAGATCCCGCTGTAGCTCGTAAGGCACTTAAAGCTTCGATAAAAGCCGATCCTTCCTTTTTAAATAGCTTACTGTCTAGCTGGGCGGGGCCAGTTTTAGTTAATCAGATTGGTGAGGTAATTCGTCCTACCGCAGGAGAACTAGATCAGGAGGCGCTGCGAAACGCTTTAAGTGAATCTATTAAACAAAATGGTGAAGTTACACTGCTTGGAGCCATCCAGAATTATCCAAGTACTTCTGTTGAACTTGAAGGAGATCGTCTCATCCCCGTTTATGAACGCCTAAGCAATCTTGCAAAACTTTTCTGA
- a CDS encoding tetratricopeptide repeat protein has protein sequence MTEVIRFGSLNNIESIEFEEQCLEKARETGDAYGGQSQRNREVISLASLGNAYYSRGEYHLAIEFYQQWLDIARETGDHAGVAKSLSGLGNAYQSLGKYQRAIEFYHQWLSITRKIGDRTGEGICLGSLGNTYEYLGKYEQAIEFYEQWLGITKKIGDWAGECISLGSLGNTYESLGNYQLAIEFYQQWLGLAKFISDSNSQAMALSGLGSAYKALGEYQRAFEFYQQSLEIKMDLNDQNGEANAWFNLGLVLEKINRESEALNAFCNAREIYHLMGLDESLQDCNHAIELLSQNVATFASVFWFERWLNHLSQLIKSGSKH, from the coding sequence ATGACAGAAGTAATTAGATTCGGGAGCCTAAATAACATTGAGTCCATTGAGTTTGAAGAACAGTGCTTAGAAAAAGCTAGAGAAACAGGCGATGCCTACGGCGGGCAAAGCCAACGCAATAGAGAAGTCATTTCTTTAGCAAGTTTGGGCAATGCTTACTACTCACGAGGCGAGTACCATCTAGCAATTGAGTTTTATCAGCAGTGGTTGGATATAGCTAGAGAAACAGGCGATCACGCAGGCGTTGCCAAATCTTTATCTGGGTTGGGTAACGCTTACCAATCACTGGGCAAATACCAGCGAGCGATTGAATTTTATCACCAGTGGTTGAGTATCACCAGGAAAATAGGCGATCGCACTGGGGAAGGTATTTGCTTGGGAAGTTTAGGTAATACTTATGAATACCTGGGTAAGTATGAGCAAGCGATAGAGTTCTATGAACAGTGGTTGGGTATAACAAAGAAAATCGGCGATTGGGCTGGAGAATGCATAAGCCTGGGAAGTTTGGGCAATACTTATGAATCATTAGGGAATTACCAACTGGCAATTGAGTTTTACCAGCAATGGTTAGGACTGGCAAAATTCATTAGCGATAGCAATAGCCAAGCTATGGCCTTGAGTGGTTTGGGCAGTGCTTATAAAGCTTTGGGAGAATACCAAAGAGCGTTTGAGTTTTATCAACAATCATTAGAGATTAAAATGGATCTCAATGACCAAAATGGGGAAGCAAACGCCTGGTTTAATTTAGGTTTGGTGTTAGAAAAAATTAATCGAGAATCAGAAGCGCTCAATGCCTTTTGCAATGCTCGTGAAATATATCATCTAATGGGACTTGATGAAAGCCTGCAAGATTGTAACCATGCAATTGAGCTTCTTTCTCAAAATGTTGCAACTTTCGCATCTGTCTTCTGGTTTGAGAGATGGTTAAATCATTTGTCGCAGCTGATCAAATCTGGTTCCAAACATTGA
- a CDS encoding ammonium transporter yields MGNAFAQTPAATPPAADTGDTAFMLISAALVLLMTPGLAFFYGGFVRSRNILNTLMMSFVLMAIVGVSWILWGYSLSFAPGLPFIGGLQWLGLNGVGLEITDYLKGSNPPEVLSYAGTIPHQAFMIYQAMFAIITPALISGAIAERMSFRAYCLFVVLWSTFIYAPLDHMVWAKGGFLGLYGGLGALDFAGGTVVHISSGVSALVAAIVLGPRKTHPDRLSPPHNVPFILLGAGLLWFGWFGFNAGSALTLASGTSGNLVTNVATTAFVSTNTAAAAGALMWLILESILRGKPTAVGAATGAVAGLVGITPAAGFVTPLSAILIGFITAFVCFYAISFKHKLQIDDALDTFPVHGVGGTVGAILTAVFATTQVNGGGKDGVLRGNFGELGVELVAIAIAYAIAGVGTWIILKVIDATVGLRVKEEAELQGLDINEHGEEGYNSEFGDRPT; encoded by the coding sequence ATGGGCAATGCTTTTGCCCAAACACCAGCCGCTACTCCACCTGCTGCTGATACTGGAGATACGGCATTTATGCTGATTTCAGCAGCCCTTGTGCTGCTAATGACACCAGGATTAGCATTTTTCTATGGTGGATTTGTGCGATCGCGCAACATCCTAAACACATTGATGATGAGCTTTGTGTTGATGGCGATCGTGGGAGTTAGCTGGATTCTCTGGGGTTATAGTCTTTCCTTTGCACCAGGTTTACCGTTTATCGGTGGATTGCAATGGCTGGGATTGAATGGTGTCGGCTTAGAGATAACCGATTATCTCAAAGGGTCAAATCCCCCGGAGGTTCTTTCTTATGCTGGAACGATACCTCACCAGGCATTCATGATCTACCAAGCCATGTTTGCCATTATCACCCCAGCTTTAATTTCTGGGGCGATCGCAGAACGGATGAGTTTTCGCGCTTATTGTCTGTTTGTGGTATTGTGGTCAACTTTTATTTACGCCCCTCTAGACCACATGGTATGGGCAAAAGGTGGATTCTTAGGTTTGTATGGTGGCTTGGGTGCTCTCGATTTTGCCGGTGGTACAGTAGTTCACATTAGTTCTGGCGTTTCAGCCCTGGTAGCAGCGATCGTTCTTGGGCCTCGGAAAACCCATCCTGATCGTCTTAGCCCACCGCACAACGTTCCGTTTATTTTACTGGGTGCTGGCTTATTGTGGTTTGGTTGGTTCGGCTTCAACGCTGGGAGTGCTCTAACTCTTGCTAGTGGAACCTCTGGTAACTTAGTAACAAATGTGGCAACAACAGCCTTCGTCTCTACGAATACAGCTGCGGCAGCTGGTGCATTAATGTGGCTAATTTTGGAGAGTATTTTACGGGGTAAACCAACCGCCGTGGGAGCAGCTACAGGAGCCGTTGCTGGATTGGTGGGTATCACTCCCGCCGCCGGATTTGTCACACCACTATCAGCGATTTTAATTGGTTTCATCACCGCCTTTGTTTGCTTCTATGCAATCAGTTTCAAGCACAAGCTACAAATTGACGATGCTTTAGATACCTTTCCTGTGCATGGTGTTGGTGGTACAGTGGGGGCAATTTTAACAGCAGTCTTTGCCACTACTCAAGTCAATGGAGGAGGTAAAGACGGAGTGTTGCGTGGTAATTTTGGTGAATTGGGAGTTGAACTAGTAGCAATTGCCATTGCTTATGCGATCGCAGGTGTTGGTACGTGGATTATTCTCAAGGTTATCGATGCTACAGTCGGGCTACGAGTCAAAGAGGAAGCTGAATTGCAAGGTTTAGATATCAACGAACATGGTGAAGAAGGTTACAACTCCGAGTTTGGCGATCGTCCCACTTAG
- a CDS encoding 4-hydroxy-3-methylbut-2-enyl diphosphate reductase, with protein sequence MDTKAFKRSLQHSENYNRKGFGHQAEVATQLQSEYQSNLIQEIRDRNYILQRGDVTIRLAQAFGFCWGVERAVAMAYETRQHFPKEHIWITNEIIHNPSVNQRMQEMEVEFIPIEGKNKDFSVVGTGDVVILPAFGASVQEMQILHDKGCKIVDTTCPWVSKVWNTVEKHKKIDYTSIIHGKYKHEETVATSSFAGKYLIVLNLQEAQYVADYIINGGNREEFLTKFAKACSAGFDPDQDLERVGIANQTTMLKGETEQIGKLFERTMLQKYGPTELNQHFQSFNTICDATQERQDAMLELVEHNLDLMVVIGGFNSSNTTQLQQIAFERGIPSYHIDTVERIKSGDSIEHRQLNGQLITTENWLPDGKIVVGVTSGASTPDKVVEDVIEKIFALKATAALV encoded by the coding sequence ATGGATACAAAAGCTTTTAAGCGCAGCCTCCAACATTCAGAAAATTACAATCGCAAGGGTTTTGGTCATCAAGCAGAAGTTGCTACCCAGTTGCAATCTGAGTATCAGAGTAACTTGATTCAGGAAATTCGCGATCGCAATTACATCCTACAACGAGGTGATGTCACAATCCGACTAGCACAAGCCTTTGGCTTTTGCTGGGGTGTAGAACGAGCTGTAGCTATGGCCTATGAAACCCGTCAGCACTTCCCCAAAGAACACATCTGGATTACTAACGAAATTATCCACAACCCTTCTGTAAATCAACGGATGCAGGAGATGGAAGTAGAATTCATCCCTATTGAAGGCAAGAATAAAGACTTTTCGGTTGTGGGAACTGGCGATGTAGTCATATTACCGGCTTTTGGGGCAAGCGTTCAAGAAATGCAGATACTTCACGATAAAGGCTGCAAAATTGTTGACACAACTTGCCCTTGGGTATCTAAAGTTTGGAATACAGTAGAAAAGCACAAAAAAATCGATTACACATCAATAATTCACGGTAAATATAAGCATGAAGAAACAGTTGCTACTAGTTCTTTTGCTGGCAAGTATTTAATTGTGTTGAATTTGCAAGAAGCGCAATATGTTGCTGACTATATTATTAATGGTGGCAACCGGGAAGAATTTCTGACAAAATTTGCTAAAGCTTGTTCAGCCGGATTTGACCCCGATCAAGATTTAGAAAGAGTTGGTATTGCTAACCAAACTACCATGCTTAAAGGTGAAACTGAGCAAATCGGCAAGCTTTTTGAGCGGACTATGTTGCAAAAGTATGGCCCTACAGAGTTAAATCAGCATTTCCAAAGCTTCAATACTATTTGTGACGCTACCCAAGAACGGCAAGATGCCATGTTGGAATTAGTGGAACATAATTTAGATTTGATGGTAGTGATTGGTGGGTTTAATTCATCCAATACTACTCAATTGCAACAAATTGCTTTTGAGCGGGGAATTCCTTCTTATCATATTGATACTGTTGAACGGATTAAATCAGGAGATTCCATAGAACATCGGCAATTAAATGGGCAGTTAATAACTACAGAAAACTGGTTGCCAGATGGAAAAATTGTTGTGGGAGTTACTTCTGGTGCTTCTACGCCAGATAAGGTTGTAGAAGATGTGATTGAGAAGATTTTTGCTTTGAAAGCAACAGCAGCGCTGGTTTAA
- a CDS encoding DUF411 domain-containing protein: MFLNYYWQKWLPPILVRAAVRVLVMICLTAGVLGILGSTAPMSYAQLVSTTTPIQDKQIPLKSTALNATVYHSPDCNCCGGWIDHLKAQGFKVTDFSTPNIETVKQKYNVPDNLSSCHTAIVNGYVIEGHVPADDIKRLLQEKPNVAGLSVPQMPVGTPGMEMGNRKDPFSVFSFDRKDSVAVFNKYGAES; the protein is encoded by the coding sequence ATGTTTTTGAATTATTACTGGCAAAAATGGTTACCGCCTATCTTGGTACGTGCTGCTGTGCGAGTGTTAGTGATGATTTGTCTAACAGCAGGGGTGTTGGGCATTTTGGGAAGTACTGCTCCGATGAGTTATGCTCAACTAGTAAGTACCACTACGCCTATCCAGGATAAACAGATACCATTAAAATCAACAGCGCTCAATGCCACTGTATATCACAGTCCTGATTGTAACTGTTGTGGCGGGTGGATTGATCACTTAAAGGCACAGGGTTTTAAAGTCACAGACTTTTCTACACCTAACATCGAAACAGTCAAACAAAAGTACAACGTGCCGGATAACTTGTCATCTTGCCACACAGCAATTGTTAATGGATATGTCATCGAAGGACACGTCCCAGCAGACGACATCAAACGTCTGCTTCAAGAAAAGCCAAATGTTGCTGGTTTATCTGTTCCTCAAATGCCTGTAGGTACTCCTGGGATGGAGATGGGGAATCGAAAAGATCCGTTTTCTGTGTTTTCCTTTGATCGCAAAGACTCAGTTGCAGTATTTAATAAGTATGGTGCTGAGTCTTGA
- a CDS encoding SGNH/GDSL hydrolase family protein → MSTSLKTFPIWAFFSLLTNGILMLAVILLIWQQQRLSAFFGIVTSPEPINLNNSPQIATPDLGRRHQLSYQEWVDILKQEAKVAADQRPADLTILAGDSLSLWFPPELLPEGKNWLNQGISGETSNGLLKRLKIFDRTQPEVIFVMIGINDLIRGMSDRVILDNQRQIISYLQKTHPTAQIVVQSILPHGAEEATWQGREKLLAVANSRIRKLNQQLQSISTKKGVKFLDLYPLFTNKQGNLRREFTTDGLHLSPEGYIVWRSALQIYSDIELGTSK, encoded by the coding sequence GTGTCTACTTCTCTTAAAACCTTTCCTATCTGGGCATTTTTCTCGCTGTTAACCAACGGCATCCTAATGTTGGCGGTCATCCTGCTAATTTGGCAACAGCAGAGATTGTCCGCTTTTTTTGGGATAGTAACATCCCCAGAACCAATCAACCTGAACAACTCACCCCAAATTGCTACACCTGATTTGGGTCGCCGTCACCAACTCAGTTATCAAGAGTGGGTAGACATCCTCAAGCAAGAAGCCAAGGTCGCCGCTGACCAACGTCCTGCCGATTTAACTATCCTGGCGGGAGATTCTCTGAGTTTGTGGTTTCCCCCTGAGTTATTACCCGAAGGTAAAAATTGGCTCAATCAAGGAATTTCTGGCGAAACCAGCAATGGACTCTTGAAAAGATTGAAGATATTTGACCGCACCCAGCCAGAGGTGATTTTTGTGATGATTGGCATTAATGACCTAATTCGGGGGATGAGCGACAGGGTAATTTTGGATAATCAACGGCAAATTATCAGTTACCTGCAAAAGACTCATCCCACAGCGCAAATTGTTGTCCAATCGATTTTGCCACATGGAGCAGAGGAAGCAACTTGGCAAGGACGAGAAAAACTTCTGGCTGTTGCCAATAGTCGCATTCGCAAGTTGAATCAGCAGTTGCAAAGCATATCTACCAAAAAAGGTGTCAAATTTCTCGATTTATACCCGCTGTTTACCAACAAGCAAGGAAATCTCCGCAGGGAATTTACTACCGATGGCTTACACTTAAGTCCTGAAGGCTATATAGTTTGGCGTTCTGCATTGCAGATTTATAGCGACATCGAATTAGGGACTTCCAAATAA
- a CDS encoding pyridoxamine 5'-phosphate oxidase family protein yields the protein MTTSTDRNQEITKLHELIQDIDYGMFTTVDDDGSLHSYPMSRSGEVNSDATLWFFTYAASHKVTEVEHHPQVNVSFSSPNPQRFVSISGTAQLVKDRNKMQELWKPELQTWFPKGLDEADIALLKVNINQVNYWDSVSSFKPQTISFLTPSRL from the coding sequence ATGACAACTTCTACAGATCGCAACCAAGAAATTACAAAACTACATGAACTAATCCAAGATATTGATTATGGTATGTTTACCACAGTCGATGATGATGGAAGTTTGCATAGTTACCCGATGTCCAGGAGTGGCGAGGTTAATTCTGATGCTACACTCTGGTTTTTTACCTATGCGGCTTCCCATAAGGTAACTGAGGTTGAACACCATCCGCAGGTCAATGTCAGCTTCTCGTCACCCAATCCGCAGCGGTTCGTTTCTATCTCAGGTACAGCGCAGCTTGTGAAAGACCGCAACAAGATGCAAGAGCTATGGAAGCCGGAACTTCAAACCTGGTTTCCTAAAGGACTGGACGAAGCCGATATTGCTTTGCTCAAGGTGAATATTAATCAGGTTAATTATTGGGATAGTGTATCGAGTTTTAAGCCACAAACAATTAGTTTTTTGACCCCATCACGCCTTTAA
- a CDS encoding bromodomain-containing protein: MDWKYRWKNGYKPSRDEAAKNPHLLDESQFENEQDRKLAEESARKHLGIPAPTLDEDKPILPH; encoded by the coding sequence ATGGACTGGAAGTACAGGTGGAAAAATGGCTATAAACCAAGCCGAGATGAAGCGGCAAAAAACCCTCACTTGTTAGATGAGAGTCAGTTCGAGAACGAGCAAGACCGAAAGCTAGCTGAAGAATCTGCAAGGAAGCACTTGGGCATACCTGCACCAACCTTAGACGAAGATAAACCAATACTACCTCATTAG
- a CDS encoding YnfA family protein translates to MIKSLLYFFWAGFFEIGGGYLIWLWLREGKPFWWGILGGIALACYGVIATLQSANFGRVYAAYGGAFIAMAMLWGWKIDRVIPDRYDLIGACLALVGVLIIMFAPRN, encoded by the coding sequence ATGATCAAGTCTCTACTGTATTTTTTCTGGGCTGGTTTCTTTGAAATCGGCGGCGGCTACCTGATTTGGTTGTGGTTGCGCGAAGGTAAGCCTTTCTGGTGGGGCATATTGGGTGGAATTGCTTTAGCTTGCTATGGGGTTATTGCAACTCTCCAATCGGCAAATTTTGGCAGAGTGTATGCGGCTTACGGTGGCGCGTTTATCGCAATGGCAATGCTTTGGGGTTGGAAGATAGACAGGGTAATTCCAGACCGCTATGACTTAATCGGAGCATGTTTAGCTTTAGTAGGTGTTTTAATTATCATGTTTGCACCCAGAAATTAA
- the cbiE gene encoding precorrin-6y C5,15-methyltransferase (decarboxylating) subunit CbiE, which produces MTEKWLSIVGIGEDGLQGLSAIALSLITQAKVIVGGDRHLAMLPKDDQREKLVWTSPISTSVEEIIQRRGQSICVLASGDPMCYGIGVTLIRRIPVSEMTIIPAPSAFSLACARVGWSLTEVETLSLNGRPSSLLQPYIYPKARLLILSEGKNTPAIVAEILTNRGYGGSTITVLERMGGTHERIVEGTAASWSETEVAALNAIAVYCIPDPGVIPLPRLPGLPDNAYHHDGQLTKREVRAVTLAALAPTPGGLLWDVGAGCGSISIEWMRSHARCRAIAIEQNSSRLLYIADNAATLGTPNLQIIEGKAPHVLKDLSAPDAIFIGGGVTAMGLFDVCWEALRPGGRLVANVVTVEGEQTLFQWHKRVGGDLTRIAIQRAEPIGKFLGWRAMAPVTQWVVVKSENDTPL; this is translated from the coding sequence ATGACAGAGAAATGGCTTTCTATCGTCGGCATTGGGGAAGATGGATTACAGGGATTAAGCGCGATCGCTCTTTCCCTAATCACTCAAGCTAAAGTAATTGTGGGAGGCGATCGCCATTTAGCAATGCTCCCTAAAGATGACCAACGTGAAAAACTAGTCTGGACATCCCCTATTAGCACCTCTGTAGAGGAAATCATCCAGCGTCGGGGTCAGTCAATCTGCGTACTAGCCAGTGGCGATCCGATGTGTTACGGCATTGGTGTCACCTTGATACGGCGAATTCCCGTCTCTGAAATGACGATTATTCCCGCACCTTCAGCCTTCAGCCTCGCCTGTGCCAGGGTGGGATGGTCTTTAACGGAGGTGGAAACCTTAAGTTTGAATGGTCGTCCATCCTCACTACTCCAGCCCTACATTTATCCAAAAGCGCGGTTGTTGATTTTGAGTGAAGGGAAAAACACACCCGCCATTGTTGCCGAAATTTTGACAAATCGCGGCTACGGTGGCAGTACAATCACCGTATTGGAGCGCATGGGCGGCACTCATGAAAGAATTGTGGAAGGGACGGCTGCATCTTGGAGTGAAACTGAAGTTGCGGCTTTGAATGCGATCGCAGTTTATTGTATTCCTGATCCTGGGGTTATTCCTTTGCCAAGATTACCAGGATTACCAGATAACGCCTACCATCACGATGGACAGTTAACTAAGCGTGAAGTTAGAGCAGTTACCCTAGCAGCTTTGGCTCCCACACCGGGAGGATTATTGTGGGATGTTGGCGCGGGTTGCGGTTCAATTTCTATCGAATGGATGCGGAGCCATGCTCGGTGTCGAGCGATCGCGATCGAACAAAACTCCTCTAGACTACTATATATTGCTGATAATGCTGCCACTCTTGGTACTCCCAATCTGCAAATCATTGAAGGTAAAGCGCCCCATGTTCTGAAAGACTTGTCAGCACCAGATGCCATCTTTATTGGTGGTGGGGTGACAGCAATGGGACTTTTTGATGTTTGCTGGGAAGCGCTACGTCCGGGTGGACGTTTGGTGGCAAATGTTGTGACGGTAGAGGGTGAGCAAACTTTATTTCAATGGCATAAACGAGTCGGTGGCGATTTAACTCGTATTGCTATTCAGCGGGCGGAACCTATTGGTAAATTTTTGGGCTGGCGAGCAATGGCGCCTGTAACGCAATGGGTAGTTGTAAAGTCTGAAAACGATACCCCCCTTTAG